Part of the Nicotiana sylvestris chromosome 5, ASM39365v2, whole genome shotgun sequence genome is shown below.
TCAGTATGAAATTTGTAACCATTCATAAAATACTTAGACATAGTTGTAACCGCAGGTGCAGttccccaagatatatctttcaaaaattgattaacATCGTTGTTTGGATTATTGACCTACATGTAGTGTTAAAAAAATCACAAATGAGCAAGTATATTTAGAAGACACCAGGTATGTATATTCATATGTGAGCAAGTATGTAAGTTGCACTTACATACTCATAAACCACGCCTCAAATGTAAAATATACAGCATCATGGCCAAAATGACTCACGAAATCACTGAGCGATACATTAAAAATTTTATTAGTTGCATCAACCTAATTAAATAATAGTCCATATAAATTAATCTTACGTCAACACGTACTTAAGAAGGGTTGAACTTCCAAAATTTAGCAATACATAATTTGAAGCTGATTTGTACTCCATACTACTTAGGCCCTTTTTTTTTATCGATCTTTAGAACCTCGGCTTGGTTGATTGAATATGTATAGTGGtggatataatggatcattctCAATCATGACATTGCGCTGGTTGGGCATATTTCTAGCACATAGCACATGACTCTCAAATTAGTAAGAACAAATATGGGCAGTCTCTTTTGGAAGATAAGCTTCacatatagatccttcaatcctATCCCTCTGTTTAACAAATCATTTATACTTGCCGATAGTCCTGCACATTGTCATATTAGACAATAACgttaaagaaaattacaaaaatgaatCAAAGTTTGATCATTATTAATATTTGCTCGGATACTTGATCAGTGGATCAATTGAAAATTCAATTATATTCTATTAACCTATGATATGGTCTTAATCATTTTATTTAACCTAGAACAtgcatcattttttattttaactgGACACTCGAACATACTGACGGTCTTAGTGAATTAAATAAGTTTTAATGTGGGAGCGATCGAGTCTAAGTATCGACATCCAACATGCTATAACAcatttaaaaacaaaatatatagtGTTATACTAAAACCTAAGTtgtagcaacaacaacatacaCTCAGTCAAATCACATGATTTGggaatatatatatgtgtgtgtgtgtgtgtgtgtgtgtgtaaattGTAGATAATAATGATCTATAAATGTTTGACCACTAATACCGACCGATATCGGTATCGGTCGAAAACTTCATCaacttttttttgaaatttatactccctctgttccagtttatgtgaacctatttcctttttggtccattccaaaaagatgacccctttctaaatttaaaaacaatttagcttaaaattccaattctacccttaataagAAGCTTTTATAATCGCACAAATATTCTAGACCCtattttgacttgtttaggatcacaaattcaaaaaatcttcgttttttcttaaactctttgctcagtcaaacaggttcacataaattggaacggaagGAATATTATTTATGAAAATATAAAATAGAACCTGGGCGGGAAAAAATTAATTCAGTATTCCGACCGATATCGATCGAAAATGAGGAGCTTATTTTATTTTAACATTTTTTCCGTACATAATAGGCAAGTCTGACCAACTTTTGATCAAATAGTGAAATGTGTCAAACTGTATAGTATTTTCGATATTATGGGTTTACGACCAATTTATACTATTTCGGTCGGTATATATGCTTTGGATGGGAATAGGCACTTTTTTAGTAGTGGAAGTCCCTTGGTGTATGTAACACCCTAGACAAATATGAAGAAACAAGACTTAAATGGAGGTGAGAGTTTTAAAGTCATGCTAAGGACAAGTGATTACTAGTTTTAGTGCTTAATTCAACACCTAATTATATTAGGAATTAAACGCAATCTCCTTTTTCAATGATTTGTAAAATTGTCCACATTCTTTTCAAAAAGTAGGCATTGTTAACTTATTCTTGGGCATACCATCTTTATTGGTTTAAGAAGGTGATTCCCATAACTTAAGGCTGGAAAAATACTTGACATGCATAATTATATTGGACCAACGAACAAAATGCTTCTAGGTCcataaaaatatttatattaaatGGCCAACAACAAAAGGAAACATTAAAATAACAATGGACCCTCCACACTTATAAATTCTCTTGAAATAGCAGTTCTTTTCAGTGGTTGTCGCAAATACCTACTTAACTTACTAAAACTCGTGCTTCTTCATAAAGAGTAACACTCACGTGACCCCCAATTCTTTTGTTAATTCTTTTGAAATAACAGGGACATATATAGCTAGCATAGAAAGTTAGGGTCCATTAACATTAGTccaaactttatatatatatttgttgaaAAATCTACCGAATATATACATATTATAAACTTCAAAACCTATAAACTTCAAATTACAAATTCATTTTCTGCGCAATAAGCCATACTAGAACTTGCGATTAATTAACTATAGAAAGTAAAATGTAACCAGAGGTGCGCCGATTTAACTAAGGCATTTATCTTATTCTTTTCTCTACATTCCATTATTGACAAACCAACTCAAAAACAAATGCCGATAAATATAAATAAGCTTCAGAAGGTTCTGCTATAAAGATGAAAAGGTGAAATATTGAGAATATCACCACCTTCTTTCCCACAAACCAATCAAACAACAATTTTGAACAAAAATAAACGTGAAAATATTGTAACCATATTTTGGACTTATAATCTTAATGAAATTACTCCACTTACATTCTTGGTTTGACCTTAGCTCTTAAAGGATTTTTCATCACCACAGTAAATATCAACTTCTCACTAAAATTCACTTTGCTCTTTTCCGGGTAAGCGGACCATTCAAATTCTTGAACCATTCGGGCCAACATCAAATTCACATGCACCGTTCCCAGACCCAAACCCGGGCAAATTCTCCGCCCGAcaccaaatggcatcattttcACTTTTGTCACACCTGTTATATCAGCGTCCTCTCGCCCTGATAGAAACCTATCCGGGTCGAACTTCTCAGGGTCGGACCAGATATTCGGGTCATGCGAGATCCCATGTGAGAAAAACTCGACACTAGCATCCGTGGGTATGTCATACCCGCCCAATTTAACTGGCTCTGTTACTGCATGGGTTAGTACAAAGTACGTAGGAGGATGTTTACGTAAAAGTTCCTTTACGACGGCGTTTAAGTAAGGCATTTTCTCAATGTCCTTTTCATCAACCTTTCTATCACCCACTGTATTTATGATCTCTTCGTACATTCTCTTTTGTATGCTTGGGTTTTCGATCAGTCTCCCTACGGCCCACTCTAATGCCGTTGCAGTTGTGTCAGTCCCGCCGTTTAAGAATTCTGAACATAAGGTTACAAGTTCCGGATCCGTTGGTCCTGATTTTTTACCTGCTGAAAGTATAATTTAGTAAATAGTTAAAGATATATTTTGTCTTATAGCTTAAACTCTTAAATGAGACGCTCATATAATTCAACATTATTATACCTTCAATTTTCACATCGAACAAAGTGTCTAGGTATGAAAATGAGGCTGAAGTCTTGTCGGACCCAGGATTTTGCATAGCTCTACGACGTTTCTCGATCAAAGGGACAAGTGTTTCGATTTGTTGCTTGCGAACTTCTTGAACTCTCTTACGTTGTTTATACCCAACAAATAAGCTCAATATAGGAAGATAATCATCTATTCTAGGAAGAAGCTCAACTAACACATCCTTCATCATTTGGTCAACAGTTTCAATCATTTTTTCATCTATTTCAACACCAAAACACATAGCCAAAAGTATATAAAACACCGCGAAACGCACGTTTTTCAGCACCCAAACGACGTTGTTGTTGGCCTTAGCATCTGCATGAATCCTTTCAACCAACTTATCCATAGCTATTTCTCTACAATAACGAAACTCTTTCGCTCTACTCGAACTAAGCATATTTTGGACCATGTTTTTTCTAAGGGATCGCCAAAGTGGCCCGTAAATTGCAGCATTGAcgctgaacttgttgcaactgaaAATGGTTCGGGTCGGATTCTCACTCGGGCGGGTAGCAAATATCGGACCCTTTTCGATTAAAGCTTCGTAAGCCAAGTCAGCACTGCTAACAATAATCATAGTACGAGCACCCATTTTGAGTGTGAAAATGGAGCCATATTTTGGTTTGAGTTCTCTAATGTATTCGAAAAATTGCTTACCAGAACCAGCTACTTGAAAAAGGTTACCGACTACCGGCCAACCCGGTGGTCCTGGAGGAAGATTGAGgttttttgatttgtttttgCGCGTGAACAAGAAGATGAGATTTAAGAGAAGAAACGCTAAAGCTGTGAATAAGAGGTCCATTATTGTGGAAGTTAATTAGTGATGTATACTATTGAGATGGAAGTAATGAGTGGAACTAGCTAGTGAGGGAAAAGGAGTATAAGAATGGAAAAAAGCTTGAAATTATAGTTAGGAAATAATAAATGCTGTTAAagtaaagaaaagagaagaaaactaTGCATGTTAATTGAAAGTATACAACTTTACATGCATAAATGCAAACAAGGTAGGTAAGACGGGTGTTCTTTATACCTAGTACTAGTATGAAGAAAAATGTAGTAGTACTGCTACAGAAGTACTACAAAGAAGGAGATGTCAGTCTGGTGCACAAATTATCTCATATTTATGCAGGGCCGGGAGAATAACAGCACCTCAAGGGGTGTGGCGTAGACAGTCGAC
Proteins encoded:
- the LOC104228138 gene encoding cytochrome P450 77A1-like isoform X2, with the protein product MDLLFTALAFLLLNLIFLFTRKNKSKNLNLPPGPPGWPVVGNLFQVAGSGKQFFEYIRELKPKYGSIFTLKMGARTMIIVSSADLAYEALIEKGPIFATRPSENPTRTIFSCNKFSVNAAIYGPLWRSLRKNMVQNMLSSSRAKEFRYCREIAMDKLVERIHADAKANNNVVWVLKNVRFAVFYILLAMCFGVEIDEKMIETVDQMMKDVLVELLPRIDDYLPILSLFVGYKQRKRVQEVRKQQIETLVPLIEKRRRAMQNPGSDKTSASFSYLDTLFDVKIEGKKSGPTDPELVTLCSEFLNGGTDTTATALEWAVGRLIENPSIQKRMYEEIINTVGDRKVDEKDIEKMPYLNAVVKELLRKHPPTYFVLTHAVTEPVKLGGYDIPTDASVEFFSHGISHDPNIWSDPEKFDPDRFLSGREDADITGVTKVKMMPFGVGRRICPGLGLGTVHVNLMLARMVQEFEWSAYPEKSKVNFSEKLIFTVVMKNPLRAKVKPRM
- the LOC104228138 gene encoding cytochrome P450 77A1-like isoform X1 is translated as MDLLFTALAFLLLNLIFLFTRKNKSKNLNLPPGPPGWPVVGNLFQVAGSGKQFFEYIRELKPKYGSIFTLKMGARTMIIVSSADLAYEALIEKGPIFATRPSENPTRTIFSCNKFSVNAAIYGPLWRSLRKNMVQNMLSSSRAKEFRYCREIAMDKLVERIHADAKANNNVVWVLKNVRFAVFYILLAMCFGVEIDEKMIETVDQMMKDVLVELLPRIDDYLPILSLFVGYKQRKRVQEVRKQQIETLVPLIEKRRRAMQNPGSDKTSASFSYLDTLFDVKIEAGKKSGPTDPELVTLCSEFLNGGTDTTATALEWAVGRLIENPSIQKRMYEEIINTVGDRKVDEKDIEKMPYLNAVVKELLRKHPPTYFVLTHAVTEPVKLGGYDIPTDASVEFFSHGISHDPNIWSDPEKFDPDRFLSGREDADITGVTKVKMMPFGVGRRICPGLGLGTVHVNLMLARMVQEFEWSAYPEKSKVNFSEKLIFTVVMKNPLRAKVKPRM